A section of the Solitalea canadensis DSM 3403 genome encodes:
- a CDS encoding CHAD domain-containing protein, with protein MEIELASVQSFSEKLFNAVELAKDDCSNEHLHELRLKLKTVKTFCVLCENVHPDHHRSKELFSPFKKLFKHAGRLRDNYQLEKKLKHYFTEDEKWIEQLKHSLHSKRHALEEKFINRAKKFAADDAEAVLVKVAFCLNSDRAEQVKSFRLFSTEKMAVVEKMMFEGCDNTQLHFIRSQLKQIFLLHKFLRIRIDKKKIIPQIDHLQEELGTLHDSELLYEFADKNLNDNAIGENGLQKRLHALETMIEKLRIDCLKKLSLLVNISHF; from the coding sequence GTGGAAATAGAATTAGCCTCCGTCCAGTCTTTTAGTGAGAAATTGTTCAATGCCGTTGAATTAGCTAAAGATGATTGTTCTAACGAACATTTACATGAATTACGATTAAAGCTTAAAACAGTTAAAACATTTTGTGTTTTATGCGAAAATGTGCACCCTGATCATCATAGATCCAAAGAACTGTTTTCACCGTTTAAAAAGTTGTTTAAGCACGCCGGAAGGCTTCGGGATAATTACCAGCTGGAAAAGAAACTTAAGCATTATTTTACTGAAGATGAGAAATGGATAGAACAGCTTAAACATTCTTTACATAGTAAAAGACATGCATTGGAAGAAAAATTTATTAATAGGGCAAAGAAGTTTGCAGCTGATGACGCAGAGGCAGTTTTAGTGAAAGTTGCTTTTTGTCTTAATTCGGATAGGGCAGAGCAGGTAAAAAGTTTCCGGTTATTCTCTACCGAAAAAATGGCTGTTGTCGAAAAAATGATGTTTGAAGGATGCGATAACACTCAACTTCATTTTATCAGAAGTCAGCTAAAGCAAATCTTTTTGTTACATAAATTCTTAAGAATACGTATTGATAAGAAAAAAATTATTCCGCAAATAGATCATTTGCAGGAAGAATTAGGAACGCTGCATGATAGTGAATTATTGTATGAATTTGCTGATAAAAACCTGAACGATAATGCAATTGGTGAGAATGGACTGCAAAAAAGATTGCATGCATTAGAAACCATGATTGAAAAATTAAGGATAGATTGTCTTAAAAAGCTGTCATTGTTGGTTAATATTTCGCATTTTTGA
- a CDS encoding trans-sulfuration enzyme family protein has translation MQTLKTDYKQFTKMKLETIAIHAGNEPDESTGAITPPINLSTTFMRDEDLGYSKGFMYTRHNNPNRKQLETCLAALEGGEAALAFGSGSAAAFAVFQALQPGDHIIAPDDMYHGLRSQLKQIFIGLKMWITFIDFTQIEEHIRPNTRLIWMETPSNPLMKITDIEHVVKLAKENNIITAVDNTFATPCIQRPMEMGVDIVMHATTKYINGHSDVLGGAVIAKTNNEFFQRIRMVQILGGGVPSPFDCYLTLRGIKTLPYRMRGHSENALTLAKFLEGHPAVEKVFYPGLSSHPDHLLASRQMKNGFGGMLSFLVKGGAEAAIKVANKTTLFIQATSLGGVESLIEHRASQEGPDTKTPQNLLRVSVGLEHIEDLIADMDKALR, from the coding sequence ATGCAAACATTAAAAACTGATTATAAGCAATTTACGAAAATGAAACTGGAAACAATAGCAATTCACGCCGGCAATGAACCTGATGAGTCAACAGGAGCCATTACCCCACCTATTAACCTGTCGACAACTTTTATGAGGGATGAAGACCTTGGATATTCAAAAGGTTTTATGTATACCCGTCATAATAATCCTAACCGTAAACAATTAGAAACTTGTTTGGCAGCATTAGAGGGTGGTGAAGCGGCTTTAGCCTTTGGTTCCGGCTCTGCGGCAGCATTTGCTGTTTTTCAGGCTTTGCAACCAGGAGATCATATCATTGCTCCGGATGATATGTATCACGGTCTCAGAAGCCAGTTAAAACAGATTTTCATTGGGCTTAAAATGTGGATCACTTTTATTGATTTCACTCAAATTGAGGAACACATTCGGCCGAACACACGTTTAATTTGGATGGAAACACCCTCTAACCCGTTAATGAAAATTACCGATATTGAACACGTGGTAAAATTGGCAAAGGAAAACAACATTATTACTGCTGTCGACAATACCTTTGCAACCCCTTGCATTCAGCGTCCGATGGAGATGGGTGTTGATATTGTTATGCATGCTACCACCAAATACATCAATGGTCATAGTGATGTTTTAGGTGGAGCGGTTATTGCCAAAACTAACAATGAGTTTTTCCAACGAATAAGAATGGTACAAATTCTAGGCGGAGGGGTTCCCTCTCCTTTCGATTGCTATTTAACCTTACGAGGAATTAAAACGTTACCCTATAGAATGAGAGGCCACAGTGAGAATGCGCTGACGTTGGCAAAGTTTCTTGAAGGACACCCCGCAGTTGAAAAAGTATTTTACCCTGGACTATCATCACACCCCGACCATTTACTGGCAAGCCGACAAATGAAAAACGGGTTTGGAGGTATGTTATCATTTTTGGTAAAAGGTGGTGCTGAAGCCGCAATTAAAGTTGCCAATAAAACTACTTTATTTATTCAAGCGACCAGTTTAGGTGGTGTGGAAAGTTTAATTGAACATAGAGCATCTCAGGAAGGTCCGGATACCAAAACCCCACAAAATCTGTTAAGAGTTTCAGTAGGACTTGAACATATTGAAGACCTGATCGCAGATATGGATAAGGCGCTGAGGTAG
- the can gene encoding carbonate dehydratase, with amino-acid sequence MKDIELLFENNKKFVEHWLNVDENYFKNLAKLQSPKFLWIGCADSRVPANEITGLNPGEVFVHRNIANVVVHTDMNCLSVIQYAVKVLKVEHILVVGHYGCGGVKAAMGSDKFGLIDNWLRHIKDVYRMHEDELDAVKDENERFKLLCELNVKEQVLNVCNTSIAQKAWTEGQKLSIHGWIFDVADGIIHDLDVSVSDASQINKIYQYK; translated from the coding sequence ATGAAAGATATTGAATTGCTCTTCGAGAACAATAAAAAGTTTGTAGAGCACTGGCTGAATGTAGATGAAAACTATTTTAAAAATCTGGCAAAATTGCAGTCACCGAAATTTTTATGGATTGGATGTGCAGATAGTCGTGTTCCGGCAAATGAAATTACCGGATTAAATCCAGGAGAGGTATTTGTTCATCGTAACATTGCCAATGTAGTAGTTCATACAGATATGAATTGTTTATCAGTAATTCAGTATGCTGTAAAAGTGCTAAAGGTTGAGCATATTTTAGTTGTGGGTCATTACGGATGTGGGGGAGTTAAAGCTGCTATGGGAAGTGATAAGTTCGGCTTGATCGACAACTGGCTAAGACATATTAAGGATGTTTATCGCATGCACGAGGATGAGCTGGATGCCGTTAAAGATGAAAACGAACGATTTAAATTGCTTTGTGAATTAAATGTAAAAGAACAAGTATTGAACGTTTGCAATACCAGCATCGCACAAAAAGCATGGACCGAAGGCCAAAAACTATCAATTCATGGCTGGATCTTCGACGTTGCAGACGGCATTATCCATGACCTGGACGTTTCTGTTTCAGATGCCAGCCAGATTAATAAGATTTATCAGTATAAATAA
- a CDS encoding dihydrolipoamide acetyltransferase family protein, with protein MARYELIMPKMGESVAEATIIKWVKNIGDRIEADENVLEIATDKVDSEVPSPVSGTLVETLFSQDDVVQVGATIAIIETEGGVSSSVSDAQPEPAVHIEEPQSAELPDMNLVNATLGRSDEAPAPVKSNGIRFYSPLVRNIAESEGISGTELDSIVGTGSEGRVTKQDILAYVQQKAAGTIATPSVSAPAPQVAPVKETPAAPVQPQKAATPAIEIKAPAVSVGGADEIIEMDRMRKLIAEHMVMSKHVSPHVTSFVEADVTNIVLWRDKVKKTFEKREGEKITFTPIFIEAVAKAIKDLPMINVSVDGTKIIVRKNINIGMATALPSGNLIVPVIKNADQMNLVGLTKSVNDLANRARNNKLQPDEIQGGTFTLTNVGSFGNVMGTPIINQPQAAIMAVGAIKKKPAVIETEFGDVIAIRHMMFLSLSYDHRVVDGSLGGMFVRKVADYLEAFDPNRDI; from the coding sequence ATGGCACGTTATGAATTGATTATGCCCAAAATGGGTGAGAGCGTAGCGGAAGCTACCATTATCAAATGGGTGAAAAATATCGGCGACAGGATTGAGGCTGATGAAAACGTCTTAGAGATTGCTACAGATAAAGTAGATTCAGAAGTGCCTTCTCCGGTTTCGGGTACCTTAGTAGAAACCTTATTTTCACAAGATGATGTAGTTCAGGTAGGTGCAACTATCGCCATTATTGAAACAGAAGGCGGTGTATCTTCTTCGGTTTCTGATGCCCAGCCAGAACCTGCTGTACATATTGAGGAACCTCAATCTGCTGAACTACCAGATATGAACCTGGTGAATGCAACATTAGGTCGTTCTGATGAAGCACCAGCTCCTGTAAAATCAAATGGTATACGTTTTTATTCTCCTTTGGTGCGAAATATCGCTGAAAGTGAGGGTATTTCAGGTACTGAATTAGATTCAATCGTAGGAACAGGATCAGAAGGTCGTGTTACCAAACAAGATATTTTAGCATACGTTCAGCAAAAAGCAGCTGGTACTATTGCAACTCCTTCCGTTTCAGCTCCAGCTCCACAAGTGGCTCCGGTAAAAGAAACTCCTGCTGCACCAGTTCAACCTCAAAAAGCCGCAACTCCTGCTATTGAAATTAAAGCTCCTGCAGTTTCTGTTGGTGGTGCTGATGAGATCATTGAGATGGACAGAATGCGTAAGCTTATCGCTGAGCATATGGTGATGAGTAAACATGTGTCGCCGCACGTTACTTCATTTGTTGAAGCAGATGTTACTAACATTGTATTATGGAGAGATAAGGTGAAGAAAACCTTCGAAAAACGCGAAGGTGAAAAGATCACGTTTACTCCAATATTTATTGAAGCAGTTGCCAAAGCAATTAAAGATCTTCCTATGATCAATGTTTCAGTAGATGGAACTAAGATCATTGTTCGTAAAAATATTAATATCGGTATGGCTACGGCGTTGCCAAGTGGTAACCTGATCGTTCCTGTTATCAAAAATGCAGATCAGATGAACTTGGTGGGCTTAACAAAGTCGGTTAATGATTTAGCTAATCGTGCTCGTAATAACAAGTTACAACCTGATGAGATACAGGGTGGTACATTTACATTGACGAATGTAGGTTCATTCGGTAATGTAATGGGAACACCTATTATTAACCAACCTCAGGCAGCAATTATGGCTGTAGGTGCTATTAAGAAGAAACCTGCAGTTATTGAAACTGAGTTTGGGGATGTTATCGCTATTCGCCATATGATGTTCTTATCACTTTCATATGATCACCGCGTGGTCGATGGATCGCTGGGAGGAATGTTTGTTAGAAAAGTTGCTGATTATTTGGAAGCATTTGACCCTAACAGGGACATTTAA
- a CDS encoding ribonuclease Z, whose product MTKFEVTILGSSSATPAHHRYPTAQIVNYNQKFFMIDCGEGAQFQLNRYGFGYNKIDHIFISHLHGDHYLGLVGLISSMHLNGRANELTLAGPPELLEILEIQLKYSQTLLRYPLKFIPTQTDHPEVIFRNSEIEVETIILDHRIPCTGFLFRELKRPRRVIKEYIKQFNISPELIPMIKEGADYVLEDGSVLPNAVLTVDPPEPRSYAYCSDTIMNTKIVDQIRGVDLLYHEATFLHDLHQRAADTFHTTARQAGEIATMAEAKKLIIGHFSARYRDLNPHLEESQSTFANSHLAREGFTFAVGQQ is encoded by the coding sequence GTGACCAAATTTGAAGTAACCATTTTGGGCAGTAGTTCTGCCACGCCTGCTCATCACCGCTATCCAACTGCGCAGATCGTTAATTACAACCAAAAATTTTTTATGATCGACTGTGGCGAAGGTGCCCAGTTTCAATTAAACCGTTATGGGTTTGGTTATAACAAAATCGATCATATTTTCATCAGCCATTTGCATGGCGATCATTATTTAGGATTAGTGGGATTGATTTCAAGTATGCATCTGAACGGACGTGCTAATGAACTAACATTAGCAGGTCCGCCAGAACTACTGGAAATTCTCGAAATTCAACTTAAATATTCCCAAACATTACTTCGCTATCCATTAAAGTTTATTCCGACTCAAACAGATCATCCTGAAGTAATTTTTAGAAACTCAGAAATTGAGGTAGAAACTATTATTCTGGATCACCGGATTCCATGTACAGGTTTTCTTTTTAGAGAGCTGAAACGTCCGCGAAGGGTCATTAAAGAATATATTAAGCAATTCAACATATCACCTGAACTTATTCCGATGATAAAAGAAGGTGCCGATTATGTATTGGAAGATGGATCAGTGCTACCGAATGCGGTGCTTACTGTTGATCCTCCTGAGCCTCGTTCTTATGCTTATTGTTCGGATACGATTATGAATACTAAAATAGTAGATCAAATAAGAGGAGTGGACCTCTTGTATCATGAGGCTACTTTTTTACATGATCTTCACCAGCGAGCAGCAGATACTTTCCATACTACCGCACGCCAAGCTGGTGAAATAGCCACAATGGCTGAAGCCAAAAAACTGATAATTGGTCATTTTTCAGCACGCTACCGCGATTTAAATCCTCATTTAGAAGAAAGCCAGTCTACCTTTGCCAATAGTCATTTGGCTAGGGAAGGCTTTACCTTTGCTGTTGGACAACAGTAG
- a CDS encoding STAS domain-containing protein, which translates to MKFSVDKHEKYVVFKLNEDKLNSIITPMLKSELILLNAEGIRNIILDLSEIKYSDSSGLSAILLAHRLCKGGEQEGTFVLTGISPSVEKLIKISQLENVLNLVPTVDEAIDYIFMEEIERDLKGGAEE; encoded by the coding sequence ATGAAGTTTTCGGTTGATAAACACGAAAAGTATGTAGTATTTAAGCTTAACGAAGATAAGCTAAACTCCATCATTACTCCGATGCTTAAATCGGAACTCATTCTACTTAATGCCGAAGGCATCAGAAATATTATTCTTGATTTATCCGAGATAAAATATTCTGATTCATCAGGTTTAAGTGCAATTCTTTTGGCTCACCGTTTATGTAAAGGTGGTGAACAGGAAGGTACATTTGTTTTAACAGGTATTAGTCCTTCTGTTGAGAAATTAATCAAGATCTCTCAGTTAGAGAATGTGCTCAATTTAGTTCCAACGGTTGATGAAGCTATTGACTACATCTTTATGGAAGAGATTGAGCGAGATTTAAAAGGTGGAGCTGAAGAATAA
- a CDS encoding phosphoribosylaminoimidazolesuccinocarboxamide synthase: MTNVLKDTNFNFPKQQSFYRGKVRDVYNIDGKYLAMVVSDRISAFDVVLPRAIPYKGQVLNQIAAKFLGATKDIVPNWVVTVPDPNVTVGLVCETYPVEMVVRGYLAGHAAREYKAGKRVLCGVTLPEGLKENDKLPTPIITPTTKAKEGHDMDISREEIIAQGIVSEQEYKQLEEYTLALYKRGTEMAAERGLILVDTKYEFGKKDGQIYLIDEIHTPDSSRYFYKDTYTQLQADNQPQRQLSKEFVRQWLIENGFQGKDGQQVPEMTDEIVNSISERYIELYENITGEKFVKDNSVDILSRLERNVNDFIQKNV; the protein is encoded by the coding sequence ATGACAAACGTATTAAAAGACACAAATTTTAATTTTCCTAAACAGCAATCATTTTACCGTGGTAAAGTTCGCGACGTTTATAATATTGACGGGAAATACCTTGCTATGGTAGTTTCTGACCGTATTTCGGCGTTTGATGTGGTTTTACCTCGTGCAATTCCGTACAAAGGTCAGGTACTTAATCAAATTGCAGCTAAATTTTTAGGTGCGACTAAAGACATTGTACCTAACTGGGTGGTTACAGTACCAGATCCTAATGTTACCGTTGGTTTGGTTTGTGAAACTTATCCTGTTGAAATGGTTGTTCGTGGTTATTTAGCAGGGCACGCAGCCCGCGAATACAAAGCAGGAAAACGTGTTTTATGTGGCGTTACTTTACCAGAAGGTTTAAAAGAAAACGATAAACTGCCAACTCCGATCATTACGCCTACAACTAAAGCAAAAGAAGGCCATGATATGGATATATCTCGTGAAGAAATTATTGCGCAGGGAATTGTTTCAGAACAAGAATACAAACAGCTGGAAGAGTACACACTGGCATTATATAAAAGAGGTACTGAAATGGCCGCTGAGCGTGGTTTGATATTAGTAGACACTAAATACGAGTTCGGTAAAAAAGACGGACAGATTTATTTGATCGACGAAATCCATACGCCAGACTCATCGCGTTACTTTTATAAAGATACTTATACGCAGTTACAGGCAGATAATCAGCCACAGCGTCAGCTTTCGAAAGAGTTCGTTCGCCAATGGTTAATTGAGAATGGTTTTCAGGGAAAAGACGGTCAACAGGTTCCGGAAATGACAGATGAAATTGTAAATTCCATTTCAGAACGTTATATTGAACTTTATGAGAATATCACTGGTGAAAAATTTGTAAAAGATAACTCGGTTGATATTCTATCAAGATTAGAGAGAAACGTTAACGATTTTATTCAAAAAAACGTATAA
- a CDS encoding PhoH family protein yields the protein MSEAILKLEHVDPVVFWGAANEHFEILKRSFPKLRLVARGTEVKALGDEKELGLFTEKFNNLTNHLEKHNQLSTRDFELILGITPTATININQQPINGEGSGNKDVIVFGTNGILVKARSENQKKMVDSAQKNDIIFAIGPAGTGKTYTAVALAVRALKNKEVKRIILTRPAVEAGENLGFLPGDLKEKIDPYLRPLYDALDDMIPPEKLKAYLESRTIEIAPLAFMRGRTLDNAFVILDEAQNATELQLKMFLTRMGPSAKFIVTGDVTQIDLPKKQQSGLFKALNVLKDISGIDVIYLNGSDVVRHKLVRRILEAYGDI from the coding sequence TTGAGTGAAGCTATTTTGAAACTTGAACACGTTGACCCTGTTGTTTTCTGGGGAGCGGCCAACGAGCATTTTGAGATCCTGAAACGAAGTTTTCCTAAGTTAAGACTTGTTGCAAGGGGTACAGAAGTAAAAGCCTTAGGAGATGAGAAAGAACTTGGCTTGTTTACAGAAAAGTTCAATAACCTGACGAATCATCTCGAAAAGCATAACCAGTTATCGACGAGAGATTTTGAATTGATTCTGGGAATAACTCCAACAGCAACGATTAATATCAATCAACAACCGATAAATGGAGAAGGATCAGGAAATAAAGATGTAATTGTATTTGGTACTAATGGTATTTTGGTCAAAGCAAGAAGCGAAAACCAAAAGAAAATGGTAGACAGTGCCCAAAAGAATGATATCATTTTTGCAATTGGGCCTGCTGGTACAGGTAAAACATACACAGCTGTAGCATTGGCGGTTAGGGCATTAAAAAATAAAGAGGTTAAACGTATTATTTTAACCCGTCCGGCTGTTGAAGCAGGTGAAAACTTAGGTTTTCTTCCTGGTGATTTAAAAGAAAAGATCGATCCCTATTTACGTCCGCTTTATGACGCACTGGATGACATGATTCCTCCTGAGAAATTAAAAGCGTATCTAGAAAGCCGTACAATTGAGATTGCTCCACTAGCATTTATGCGTGGCCGAACGCTTGATAATGCGTTTGTGATTTTGGATGAAGCTCAAAATGCAACAGAACTGCAGTTAAAGATGTTCCTGACACGTATGGGACCGTCGGCAAAATTCATTGTAACCGGCGATGTAACCCAGATCGATTTACCAAAGAAACAACAATCAGGTTTGTTTAAAGCGCTAAATGTGTTAAAAGATATTAGTGGCATCGATGTAATTTACCTGAATGGCTCTGATGTTGTACGCCATAAATTGGTAAGACGCATTTTAGAAGCCTACGGTGATATTTAG
- a CDS encoding SAM hydrolase/SAM-dependent halogenase family protein: protein MAIITLTTDLGHRDFYQAALKGAILSEHPEARIVDISHQISSYNIPQAAFILKNSFKFFPKGTIHVIGIDPDYDQKPNYLTVENEGHFFIGPDNGVFSLLFDQKPEQIINISIQPNAEFGHFPLLDVFVKAACHLSKGGKISDIGTPVNDYYHRSLIQPVVDSTIIRGSVIYIDSFQNVITNITRELYESVGNNRSFDIYFRRNESINKISKHYNDVQEGEKLALFSITNYLEIAINKGNAAGLLGLQLGDIVRIEFK from the coding sequence ATGGCAATCATCACCTTAACTACAGATCTTGGGCACCGCGACTTTTATCAGGCCGCACTCAAGGGCGCCATTCTTAGTGAGCACCCTGAAGCCAGGATTGTAGATATTTCTCATCAAATTTCTTCTTACAATATACCGCAAGCGGCATTTATTCTGAAAAATAGTTTCAAATTTTTTCCGAAAGGTACCATACACGTCATCGGAATTGACCCAGATTATGATCAAAAGCCTAATTATCTGACAGTTGAAAATGAAGGTCATTTTTTTATTGGTCCGGATAATGGTGTATTTTCCTTGCTTTTTGATCAAAAACCTGAGCAAATAATAAATATATCCATTCAGCCAAACGCTGAATTTGGTCATTTTCCGCTACTCGATGTATTCGTTAAGGCAGCTTGCCATCTTTCAAAAGGTGGAAAAATAAGTGATATAGGTACACCTGTAAACGATTATTATCATCGTTCCCTTATTCAACCTGTTGTTGATTCAACTATCATTAGAGGTAGTGTAATTTATATAGATTCGTTTCAGAATGTGATCACCAACATTACCCGCGAACTATATGAATCAGTCGGAAATAATCGCTCATTTGATATTTATTTCCGTAGAAATGAATCCATCAACAAAATAAGCAAGCATTATAACGACGTACAGGAAGGTGAAAAATTAGCGTTATTCAGTATTACCAATTATTTGGAAATAGCTATTAATAAAGGTAATGCTGCAGGATTGCTTGGACTACAACTGGGAGATATTGTAAGGATAGAGTTTAAATAA
- a CDS encoding putative quinol monooxygenase, producing the protein MIKRIVKMTFDPDKVDEFLTVFEESKALIRNFDGCHHLELLRDANAPNRFFTFSFWDSEIHLNTYRDSALFKSTWAKTKILFIEKPEAWSVEQHTCA; encoded by the coding sequence ATGATAAAGAGAATAGTAAAAATGACTTTTGATCCGGATAAAGTGGATGAATTCCTAACTGTTTTTGAAGAATCAAAAGCATTGATAAGGAATTTTGACGGTTGTCATCATTTAGAACTTTTGAGAGATGCAAATGCTCCTAACCGCTTTTTTACGTTCAGTTTCTGGGATTCTGAAATCCATTTAAACACGTATCGCGATTCAGCGCTTTTTAAAAGCACCTGGGCCAAAACAAAGATTTTATTTATCGAAAAACCCGAGGCCTGGTCTGTTGAACAGCATACCTGCGCTTAA
- a CDS encoding ABC transporter ATP-binding protein, with amino-acid sequence MARQRLNSSNAAEQELPKAKISKESLQHAFTLLKYMKPYRVKFGLGLFFLVLSTLAFMVIPKEMGSLIDAATHSIQRGELTQIHEIAFILFGILALSSVFSFFRILWFVEVAEKTLASIRKDTYFKLITLPMNFFAQNRVGELNSRISSDLSQIQDSITTTLAEFLRQLIILVLGTVMLSFVSGKLTLLILCVLPVLVLFAIFFGKFIRKIARKAQDKLAESNTVVEETLQGIANVKAFVNEAYESVRYSGSINEVVQLAMRGARYRGAFVIFITLGLFGTIIGVATYGAYLVSVHEITIGQLTSFILYAGFVGGAMGGFAELYAQIQKTLGATERVVELLNETNEPISIDDKDNQITQHIKGDLSFDNVSFYYPSRPEITVLNGVNFTASAGEKVAIVGPSGAGKSTIVSQILRFYEPQQGQLLFDGLPASSYSLADIRNQVAIVPQDVLLFGGSIKENIAYGKIGSTEEEIIQAAKRANAHDFIMSFPEGYETMVGERGVKLSGGQRQRIAIARALLKNPVILILDEATSSLDSESERLVQEALEELMKNRTSIIIAHRLSTIREADKIVVMEKGKVVEQGTHNELILKDNGLYRYLSELQLEGTN; translated from the coding sequence ATGGCGCGTCAGCGATTGAATAGCAGTAATGCTGCAGAACAGGAACTTCCAAAGGCTAAAATTTCAAAAGAATCATTACAGCACGCTTTTACTCTACTAAAATACATGAAACCTTACCGGGTTAAATTCGGTTTAGGCTTATTTTTCTTAGTGCTGTCTACCCTTGCATTCATGGTTATTCCTAAAGAAATGGGTAGTCTGATTGATGCTGCAACGCATTCCATCCAACGTGGAGAATTAACTCAAATCCATGAAATTGCATTTATTCTCTTTGGAATTCTTGCATTATCATCCGTTTTTTCATTTTTCCGTATTTTATGGTTTGTTGAAGTTGCTGAGAAAACATTAGCCAGCATTCGAAAAGACACTTATTTTAAACTGATCACACTTCCGATGAATTTTTTCGCTCAAAACAGAGTGGGCGAGTTAAATAGTCGTATTTCATCAGATCTATCTCAAATACAAGACAGTATCACCACTACTTTAGCAGAGTTTCTTCGTCAGCTTATCATTTTGGTGTTGGGAACTGTAATGCTAAGCTTTGTTTCCGGAAAACTTACGCTATTAATCCTTTGCGTTTTACCAGTATTAGTATTATTTGCCATTTTCTTTGGAAAGTTCATTCGTAAAATTGCCCGAAAAGCACAAGATAAGTTAGCTGAATCGAATACGGTTGTTGAAGAAACTTTGCAAGGTATTGCCAACGTAAAAGCTTTTGTAAATGAAGCTTACGAATCGGTTCGCTATTCCGGAAGTATTAATGAGGTTGTTCAATTAGCAATGCGTGGTGCACGCTACCGTGGAGCTTTTGTAATCTTTATTACATTAGGTTTATTCGGAACTATTATTGGAGTAGCTACCTATGGTGCTTACCTGGTAAGTGTTCATGAAATTACAATCGGACAACTAACTTCATTTATATTGTATGCCGGTTTTGTTGGCGGTGCAATGGGTGGCTTTGCCGAACTATATGCGCAAATACAAAAAACATTGGGAGCCACTGAGCGCGTGGTCGAATTATTAAATGAAACGAACGAGCCTATTAGTATTGATGATAAAGATAATCAAATCACTCAGCATATTAAAGGCGACCTTTCCTTCGATAATGTTTCATTCTACTACCCTTCCCGTCCTGAAATAACAGTTCTCAATGGCGTGAACTTTACGGCTAGTGCAGGTGAAAAAGTAGCGATCGTTGGACCAAGTGGTGCCGGAAAATCGACAATTGTTTCTCAGATCCTTCGCTTTTATGAGCCTCAACAAGGTCAATTGTTATTTGATGGTTTACCGGCTTCTTCCTACTCATTAGCAGATATACGTAACCAGGTCGCAATTGTACCTCAGGATGTGTTGTTATTTGGAGGAAGCATTAAGGAGAACATTGCCTATGGTAAAATTGGTTCAACCGAAGAAGAAATTATTCAGGCTGCCAAACGTGCAAATGCACATGATTTTATCATGAGTTTTCCGGAAGGTTATGAAACAATGGTTGGCGAACGAGGTGTTAAACTTTCAGGCGGACAACGCCAGCGTATTGCGATTGCAAGAGCTTTACTGAAAAACCCTGTGATCCTGATCCTTGATGAGGCAACCAGTTCACTCGACTCTGAATCAGAACGTTTAGTGCAGGAAGCATTAGAGGAATTAATGAAAAACCGTACATCTATTATCATTGCTCACCGCTTATCAACTATTCGTGAAGCGGATAAAATTGTGGTGATGGAAAAAGGAAAAGTAGTTGAACAAGGCACACACAACGAACTTATTTTAAAAGATAATGGTTTATATCGCTACTTATCCGAACTTCAACTAGAAGGCACTAATTAA